From the Porites lutea chromosome 5, jaPorLute2.1, whole genome shotgun sequence genome, the window GGAAATGTATTTTAGACAGGTCTCGCTCTCTTCAGTCTACCTATGAAATTTCGTTGCTATAACAACGAACCTTACTTTCTGTGACTAACATCTCTCGTGAGAGGACACCATTTCTGGTCCCAAGAGTAGGGGTCTACTAATGAGAAGTTTGATTGACGTCCTATGACCATTCAATGAAAGATATCGCGCAGTACACGCGTATGGAATTCTATACATTCTTGATGCTCTTCAGAATGCAACTTGGTTATGTTCTATAAATCCCATCTTGATTATCAGCAATAGTACGATGTATATCGAacattagtatatacacactcagtgatcttggtaattcaagcaatctgattggttagctatctcggactatgacgttatattcaccgcgctaggcggtgaatataaagccgaacaaaatcgctgtcgtgaactgggtgttttgccaaagtttcaaagtaaaacctttttgaaaatacacgaatatccaagtgctgatgactttgaaggcaagaaaagacttcatggtgtttaaacagcgtgatttattgtgaagtggtttactttagctgaattttgtacgctcgaagcaaTGTTTActactacagaggaaaacgaggtcgctttgtcactgttttgtgatttcgggattttctcgcacgaccaattttgcctataaatagaagttaatttatggagaagagaggaaggcaaatattttcgaaaactgtacgtgccagcaagttaacaaggtaaagaactttggagataatcaacgctcaccttgatcgcagccgctgttgacagcatttgcaagaagcgacgaagaaaactttctcattcacggcgagttgacagaaacaaataaagctctagatacttttcttctcagaattgggtagtaatttaaattttcggcgttttctttaaaaccgttgatgctaaagcttacaaaactcgatacaaaaggattaaaactatcatttgtcatgtttgaagatactgtaaagatctaacttttgcgcatccactgtttacggcttcgtgttcacgcatgaattcacccgtcaatcaaactaatcgttttttaatggtttcctttctgattctgttgagatcacttcgtgtgaatatactaaaacaattattcacctcaggctcagttaatattgttgaataatcccctcgacttcgtctcggggattattcaacaatattaacttcgccttcggcgaataattgttaattaacacACTGTGGTATTGCGGTCTTTTCCCTTCTAACAAAACACTTTGTTTATAATTGACTCTGTGGAGTATTTGTTATCTTAAACGAAGTCTAATTTCAACCAACTGAGGTGTTTTGGTATTTTATGCTACGTGCATTAGCACTAAACAGTGATTGGCATTTTCTGTTATTGAGTTCGAACGATTTAATTTATTACCTGCCAAATGCTGTCTAAATATCCGTACGTATAAATTTGCACCCGAACTGCTTCTGCTGTTAACGAGCATGATAGTTGTTCACTATTTTCAGAATATCCAACGCGTTATCCTTTGTTATCTTGATTTCGCTCAATATCAACAATTGTAGTCTTTTTTAGTTTGTTCACTGATGGATACCAGCTGAAGCAGATTAACCGTTGAACGTAACAATGATGTCTACATCATCGAAGTTGGGCTAGGCGTCGTGGGCCTGTTCACCGTCTGATTCGCCAATTGTTTCACTGTCTTCTTCGTCTTCGGCTTCATCCTCACTGTAAGAATCTTCGTTTGTGGATTCCCTTGTTCGATCGCCACTACTAGCCTTAAAAAGGTTCAGTAGATCCATGAAACGTTTTTGgacctgaaagaaaaaatataaaagataTAATTGATTCAACAAAAGAAGGCCCCTaagagctgaaagaaaaaaaaagtatcggGAAGGAGTACAAAAAAACACGGCAAAACCAGTGAGTGAACGTTGACAAATCGAAAAAGCAGACAGGGGTGAGAATCGGGGATGATTTCATGGCATTTTAGTCATTTACATTTTTCTTAAGTGGTAAACTAATGTATGGATTTAGtcagcctaaaagcggagcacCTGATAAATACCAAGAGTCTTCTTTGAATGAAAAATTACTAACAGGCCAGTGGATTACTAAAGAAATACGTGCCATGATGAGTGTGGTTCCTGAGTCCACAAAACGGCCATACAATACAGGTCAGCGGATTAGACCATTATGACAGCTGTGATATGCCGTCTTAATGCGCTTACCTCGGCTgcagttttatttttcagacTGTCTGCTATGTGTTGGAATGTTTCTGATTTTGCACCCATCTGTTGACAAGTTTGTAAAATCGTCCGGTCGTCCTCCcttaataacaaaaaagaacaataacATTCTTAGCCATTAAAGTAAAatcaaatttattattatttccctCGACAGAATAATgagataagaaaagaattcaatCTGGCCTGGGACAAGCTCAGTGTCCTATTTAAATGTAAACAACCCAGAGTGGTGCATCACTGATTGATTTTGAGCTTcgtttaaaatgtttgatttgacGCGCGTAGGATTATAGTTATCAGTTGGCCATATCATATTCTAGTTTGTAGTTAACGTAGGGTTATATATACCGCCTAAAACGCGGCAAAGGCCATTCATTTAGTTTCAATAAGCGATTGAAGCAAAAGTTCAAAACATCTTGtaatgtaattttattttacccTCCCTACGACCCACCCACTTTCGGGTCTAGAGCTTTATCTCACCAACTCCAACAATCTTgtacaaatgtaataaattacacttgtaaggTACACATGTAAATGTTTGAGAAGATTTGCCCCGGTACTGCTGGATTGTTTGTAATTAATCTGGACGGCCCCAAACGTTTCAAGCCAGAAGGGCTAATCCAACATTATTCAATACCGAAACAGATTATTATCCTAGCTCCTAGGCgcagcaggggggggggggggggggggctctttCGAGTAAACCGGCCTCTCTTAAATAGGCTTACCTGGTCCATAGTAGAACCACCTGTCCGTCTTCACTTCGTTGAAGGTTTTTAGCTGGCACAACACCCGAAGAGGCCATATCAACGTCGCCACTACCACAATCACTTGCGGCAGCATCACTTCTGACGTCACCAACTACGTCACAATCTAAGTCACCACTTGTAAAGTCATTACTATAAACAGCAGGTTCACCATCCAGAAAATCGTCATCTTCATCCTCTTCATACCCATCATGCTCCACGTCGGAATTCCCATCATCCTCTTGTTCCTCGCTTTCGTAGTTCCTCACTTCGCGTTCTTCATGTTCGGGGCTTAAAGTGTCCCCAGAGGCCGGGTTTAGTTCCTCTCTGTGATAACTGTCATTACTAGTTTCTGATTGCAGCGAGGTTGCTGTTGATGACAAAGGTCCTTCTTGAGGGTGAACCTCATTTCTTTGATCGTCCAATCCACTTTCCTCCCCTGTAACTTCTTTATTTGTTGCAATACTAGGGGGGTGTTTCAGATTTCCCCCCTCATTTTCTCCGACGGATCCCCCAAGGAGAGTATATTGCTTGCCTCCCTTAGTGAggttagtttttgttttagttttatttcctGCCGGTTTGCTTGCatttccttgttgttttgaaCCTTTAGCTATCCCGgaaggttttttgtttttccttgtctTGTTTTTCTGAGTTTCTTTAGGAGGGCGACCTTTCATTTTCTTCGGCTCCACCAGACATGGTATTTCCACTTCTTCAAAATCGTCCACCTTCAAAAATCATCACAAGAAGTTAGACTAACCTTAAACTACGACTTAAAGTTCTATctcttatttttgtttgtgtgtttgtttgttttgatgaaTATATTAAGTGGCTTTAAAACCCTCCCTCCTTGACCGAAATTCTTTAAAGGTTAATTACGGCCACAGGCAAAATAACCCAACACGCAGAATTTGTTAAGTTAAGAATATATTTTTGCTGAATACGTGTTTAAATCTAATGCTTTACgtttaaaaaagagaacaatGGCGCTATAAAGTGTCCTGTTTTTAAACCTTTTGAAACCTTATTCCTCAACATTGCGTATCTGGGAGAAGTTTAACAGAACATGTTTAATACCATACCTCTGGTTCGCTGCCACTTCCAAACTCAAATTCCTCGAAATCATCATcagaacttgaaaaacaaacagaacacGATAAAGTCGTTTTATGAAGAATTGATTATTTTCCGTACCAAATGGATAAGAGTGGATcgtactgtttatttatttatttatatatttaattaTTCTTGCTgcatttatttgttaattttaattatgttaTCTCACCACACAGGGGGCTTTGTGTCTTCAAAAAATGAGTAAAGTTCTTCAATCAGGTGCGTCTGGCCTTTAAGCATTGGAACAAGAGTTTGTCGTAGCTGAAATGgtgaaacaaaaacattgaggaTGACTGCtaccaataacaacaacaataacaataatttatttaaccaCGTTATCGTCTAAGAGCACAAgtactcgttcaaaatacgaacgtgcaTTAAATCTacaattatgataataatatctagtataaaaaaaattaaacatataATCTATAATATATGTACAcatgaatataaaaaattataaaaattacaaaaaaatttaaaaatatagaaaaattacAGCAGAATTGATCATAGCTtagacttaaaaatattaacattatcgggaaaaagatccttgtgccgtgtttggatgtaataatgatcgcctttttcccgagaaatacacagtgaaagaccatatttctaatactaaactagaaaaaggcgttCATTATTAtaccaaacacggcacaaggatcttttttcccattaccatcttattctaaaaaaactggctatatttgaggccctatttaaaagccttccctgttttcaatgttcttgaaacttgcagggaatatttcttgacgattgatgtcgggattgtcgaatttataaaaacatttatcgagcggtttttggaaaaatgcgaaatttttaggcatggaccaaataacgtccaaaaactgtatcaaaagcagctgaatgtaagttaataaaattcttcttactcgcgatcgcccagagcaattccctcTCTTTTTGTATACAGTTTttaatggaatcaaaccactatgagatgaagccgcgttcccaaagcttttcattttcttaaaatatcagcgaattgtgtggctagcatgctatttcaccgTTTTTATGACTCTTAAAACTGCAtctcaaaatatttcgaaaacgctctcataaaatttgttcaaacattttccataatggaggcaattatggcaggtacatactcccttaagcgatttcttcaaaaaactcctggtacagagaaacacaaagataaatgaaaaacgtaatggcgtcattacgttgccatggcgactgcgattacaataaaacccagatcacaagaaattttcatctttacatATTACAGCTGtcgtaaccttttttccatatctttactcatgccgacgtagttgaTGCTCAAActggggaggtatcaaccccaaaaattccagtcgagccaccttattTAAGTGTTCAACTTACATACATTTAAGAGTTTAACCAATGAGCGATCAACAGAACAACAGTGACATAAAAGAAGCTGAACGGTTTATTGGTGTGCTACACAGTAAAATGCAGTACACAAAAACGGACCGGAAGGAAACAGTTACTGTTTTTGtatattcttcttcttttttttttgtaatttatttaccCACGGAGCTCTTAGGAGTTCGTTAGAACTTGTTGAAACGTGTCCAAGTGTTCCAGATCGAATTCAAgtgattaaaaaacattttcggATGGATAggttaccaaatttttcttagCTATGGTGCTTCCCTAAAAACAAACAGAcacaaaaagtcaaatgcccatCGCAAACCTCCAGAGGGTCTTTGACTGCTTTCTTATTCCAAGAATGAAACGCGTTGATTATCTTCCTGAATTGAGAAGGAGTCCGTTGGAAATGAACCTAGTAGCAAAAATATAAGAGAAGCCAAACGTTTCGCGCTCTGAAAGGGCAATTCAAGTCCATGCAATGTTAAAAGTTGTAAAACCGACTAACAACTAAGTAGCCTCCCGacgcagacgttctttgggCTGGTCGCGCAGTCCTTCCCAACGAACGTCTGCTGAAGCGGGCGGTTaaaaacgtagaccaatcacagcacacttccagatctgggaaTTGTGCTTTGCACCTTCAAAAATTTAGCGCGAGACCCGCGGAGCGAGACTTCAGAAAAGGTCATCAAAGTCTCAAAAGTTCTCCTAAATGGAAAAGCCCTTAGATTTCAAAGCCCGGGGTActtcctataatggcctataacGGTTCTTTTTCACGCGTCagatatatgaaagggtagggatttcactagttgaagtatatgaaaaggtaAGGAAATATGacattttggtctgtaaaagGCCTAAAATGGCTGACAGATGCATCGTATGTCTGTGAAAGAGCGCTCtggttttgtgttttatttaatatatttttaaatataaataagACACTTAAAagagacagtgcatttacagcagttaaaagggatgcaaagttctaaacttgGCATGTGAAAGGGgaaccatttgtcaatagaggGTATACGAAAATGgtaccttttctttcaaaaatggtatataaaagggaaaggggttggacctcgagGCAGAGCCTCTgcccccgtataaaactttgttgagtttAACCCGGGATTAAAAGCCGCCAATGAACTATAGAAATTCAACTGTACTTTGCAGGCGTCTGTTTCTCTTACGTTTTCTGAGATTTTGCATTGCTTTATCTCGAACAAATACACTAACTAGTGCACATAAAAAGTATTTTAACTGACCTCAAGCTTTCTCAGGAACGTTCTTGCTCTTACAAACTCTAAGTTTGCCATAAACTATGAAATAACAAGAAGAAGGAACAGTTATAACATTGTGGTGTTGGCTCGGGATACATTAATTTACAGAAAAGATTCTGCCTTAGGTCTTGGTCGTGATCCAAGAGTTACAATAAAAAGATTTTTCCaatgaaaaaagaagggaacaaactgcccacctactcctcccctaagctaacattaacgtAAAtattggtttaggggaggggtaggtgggcagtttacataaaacctaaattgatccaaaagaAAGTAAGGAACTTACCACGCCCGCTTCAACTGCCTGGTGAGGCTCTAAAAATCCCACAAAACCCTCCACAAGGTCAGGATAATCTGCTAGTACAACTTCAACCCTTCTGTATAACTATAAAAAATGATATTGAGATAAGCTGTAATTCACCACTTAAGAAACAAATCTGACTTACGTGATCGTCATTAACTggcgtgatacaactcactttgactctgaagatgatggacctattcggctaactcaatgttgtacccaattcaaaccctttgggaataaaacgttttgtttcaggaatttccatatcatttaaatgtgaatgccacattataatgcaaatacaatacacaatgaatcttatccccgggagatttgaatcgggtacaacattgagttagccgaataggtctatacCGCACAGATCgccgaaacgtcagtcactgtcaacaacaacagtcttattcaggactacgttcaaccggacgatcaaactcaacctacttttgaaaagaCTCCTGGGTTGAAACCTTTcacgagaagggaactggagacGAAATATGTCTCGCAATTGTTTCTGtaatcgttactggggacgcacCGGTCATCTATTGGCCaatgttttttccttgtccttagcaacagtcccagaagtctttgcgaaagttaactcgtccCAGTTTCCGTCTTGTTGCAGAATAGCCCACGTGACTCCGAGGTTTTAGGTTCAAAACTGCCAATTTTttacgactccattgtctcgcaattcccaaaagagacttcagtacaaagaaaactaaaccaaataaagaaaaatgaccagaaagcctcggagtcatgttacaattttgatatatcgTGGGCTATTGAgtcattacaataataatttatacaaATTCACTTCCTTGAGTTTTATGCCTGAAATCTCATCTGCTGAACTCATTTGCCTTCAAAATTTACTAAACCACGCGTTTCAAAAGGGTTTGGTCGACGGATTGGTGACTGACTTGTCGAATTTCGGTCGCCAGCAAGAAATGAATGACAGTATTAGGTTTCACTTTCACTCATGACAGTATTAGGTTTCACTCACCCCTGCACCTGGGTAAGTGAGAAACTGGGTCAACGTTTCCAAACAATATTTACCTCTACTGGGGAGCACTGCTCCTGTGAAGACATTGCCAGCGTTCGTAGAAATTCCTCGTAAGTTTCGGGGTCGTCCGTTAGTTGCTTCTATCAAAAGGAAGGCAAAAAGTACAATACTTACTCTTCCTTACTTAACTCTTTTAAGATTTCTCAGAATATAACATTAAGGGTGATGTTTTTCGAGaagattcgcaacgacgatttttagcgcaatgCAACCCCAGCAACATGgctgcgacattgtttcgaaaggttacaacattgttccaacactCCAACGTTTTGTTGCGCAAAAAATTGTCGTTgtgaatcgtcccgtgtaacatcacctgaTAGGAGCTGAATTACGCAATTTATACAACCTTCGTTCTTCGAAATAGACTTCGAAAACCACTCAGAATTATGGAAGAAATACTGcgctttcacatgacgtcatggcggccatgttggtgttccaatcCAGTCTTGTGGGATTTGAAATCCTTCTTGAGTAAACGcattcttttgttccaataaatttgcacagatgctggccacgtgagtgaaaacgctcaaTACACCTAAGTATCGATGAGTGATTTGAAGTAAGCAGTAGTAACGCGAATTTGACGAAACTCGAAATCTCTATTTGGCATGCCTTCAATTTGCTTTAGCATACAGTATGTAATTTATTGAATTGGCCGGTTTTACTAGTTGTTTGCCCCTTGAAaaacgtgacattgcttttgtCGCTTGAATCCTTTCGTGCGTGCAAGATGGCAGGCATGGCCAAAGCAACCTACAAAAATCATCCTTTAGGTCTGTTGTCACCGATTCCGCAAAAGTTTACCAAAAATAGGGTATTAAACTAAAGAATGGACCTCACCTTAACCTTGGCTATGAAATGTTCAGCAAATGCTTGAGCCCTGTTCCTAAACTGAGAGaatcaaaacaagaataaatatcaaaataGAAAGCAGGTAATGGAAGACCGGAAACTTGAGCAATAGCTTTACGGTTTCCGTCGGGAATGCACCCCACatttttttttgatattttctatTTGCGTATATAGCATTTTTAAGAAAGGACATTTAATAGGCTCCGTGCAATTATCGTCTGTGTTACAGAGTGTCAAGAAATATACTATCATATTTGCGTTCACTATAAACaagagaaaaactgaaaaattgaaaacggTTGCGTTACTACAGTACACTTTGGGCGCTTTTCAGTCAACTAAAACATCTGGTTTGAAATTTCGGCAACTTCTAGTAGCGAATGGAACagcattttccaaaatttccaaaaatgaGGACAACCTCGCGAAGTAtacccaaattttcgaaaattttttcCGAAAGTTTCCTTTCCACTCAAATTTGCCCGTTGAATTTCTATAATTTTCGTTTGAATTGTTCGCATTTCGGAAATTCAACAGTTTTCGAATTTTCTGGAAACTTTTCCCCATTTGCGGCTATTTCCAAATTCTCGAAAGTTtcggttgaatggaaagcgccatTTACCTTAGGGTCTGGTTCCAGAATGTAACTTCCCGCCATTCCGGCCTGTGAGTTTAGCGCAGCTTTACGCGAGGTCCCACTGCCGGCACCTCCGCTCTCAGACCCAGTCACGTGTGGCTTTGATGTCACGCGACCACATGCCACGCCACCCCCATTCTTGTCACGCGATGCCTTTGGTTTAGAAACAGGAACTGGTTTGTTACTTGTGTTCGCTGATGATGTCTTTTCTGTTGCCTCCTTCGATGCATTCTCTTGCTCACTGTTAGTCTCCTTTGTAGCAGCATTTGAAGAATTTGAATCAGCTTCAGAAGGAGGAACAATCGGTTCATTGTCCGATGTTTCGTCCATTGGGGCGACAGTTTCATCATTTACGGAAGAATGGTTGGAATCAACGTTTGTATCCAAATCAGGTTCTGGTGCAGATGTAAGACTTGGTGGTGAATTATCCTCGCTCGTAGTCATGGTACTGGTTAGGTGAACacttaaataaaaaaggaactAAAATTAACTTTCTCGCACTCATTgacaaaaacacaagaaaaaaaattgtaaacgcAATGTGTGGAATACTTTAATAATCATTCGATATTTGCAAATATTTGCTCTGACTGTGAACTGTTTAAATTGTGTTCCAAAATACCCCAACGTTGATGTCAAAAATCAGCTACGTCTCGTTTATAAATATTAACCAGTTCAGTAACAAAGTTTATGGGGGTAGCCTTGAAGTGGTTTGATTGTAACATCTGTCTCATTTGACTCCcagaaaaacagttaaaaatccTCCGCAATACTTTCTTGGACAAAAAAGTAACAAGACCGTCCCGGGGATAACGAAACTAAATAAACAGGACAACAGCTTACTTGCCAACGGGAGATGACCGCACATTTGTCACCGTGTCCGAATTATGCTCTTCGCGAACCACGTCAAGGGGTTGTGGTGGCGCGACAGCCTTCCATGGACTTGTAGAAGTTGTTATAGCAACCCAAGTGACTGTTCCTGCATTACCAGCAGATCCACTACCAGTCGGTAGAGCCACGGCACATGCTCCGGCACTAAATTTGGGTGCAATAGGGCGGCCGTAAGCTGTACCttctattttctgttttacaacCTTGGCTTTCGCTTTTTCTTGACTTTCACGGCGTTCCTTCTCtcgctttttgtaatttttcatccACTCTGGTTCCAACGATTGTCTGCTTCGCTGTCTCCGAATACGATGTTCTGTATAGTACAAACAAAGTTAGACGATTTATAGAAAATTAAGTAGGCGGCCAATTTCTTCTTTGACCCCCTCGACGACGAAACTACCACGTTTGTTATCGACAACTaaagtatttttcctttttaaaagaaaaattaattaactcCAATGAAGATCATTGTCGACCTttgaattgaaatttgaaaaataaattctacATTCACTAAATTCAATAGGTCTCAGAGCAAGAGCCATGTTTATTTAGTTAATTATCACCTGTAGAAACTTGTACCCTAGTGGGTTCTATCCAAATTTCTTTATATCTGCGATAGTACTTGACAACATTCTCAGGCGCTCGAGCAGATAGCAGATTCTTGCAGCGAATCTGTAGCTGTTTAGGACTTTTCACAGGCAGCAAATGCTCTTGAATTAGTTCCCATTTTTTGCCCAATTGCTTCATTCCCATCGCCAGCAGGTTATCTTCAGCATCCGAGAATTTGACCCGCAGCCCGTTCAACTGCTTGGGCGTGTCGCCTGTCCTGGGAAGAAGATTATGAAGAGGAAGCAACTCCACGAACCGGAACACGTTTGTGTTCGCCGCCATTAACTGGACGTTGGTGTCGGATGGCGACGGAAGCAGCTCTTCTTCTACACGTCTGGAACGCCTCGTTGTTTTGGCAGGAGATTTGTTATCCTTCTTGGGAGTGGCGCATTTTCGTGGGCTCGGTGTTCGTCGTTTAGGTACGAAGGTACTATTAACAATTCTGAAAAGAACCAGAGATTATTTTAAATTCGATCGAGTCCGGTGTCactgtatttagcacgaaagtacaaATTGGGAACATTtatttacgtctcctactgtaGACGCGGCCGCCATTTTACACGGTCATTCGGGCCACACaaaggtctagccgtttgcaaGGCAAAGGGAAACCTTCACTTCTCAGTGTTATttcaagaccctgagtattgttctggccccaggaatcgaacccgcgatatcctaagcgctctaccgactgatcTTATCCTGCCATGATAAAAAAGGGCACGAACAACACTTCACATAAGAGACTTACTCGACAGTATCCTCGAGAGGACGCGCACAAAACGTCACACTTAAGGGACTTACTTGACAGCATCCTCGAGAGGACGCGCACAAAACGCCACACTTAAGGGACTTACTCGACAGTATCCTCGAGAGGACGCGCACAAAACGTCACACTTAAGGGACTTACTCGACAGCATCCTCGAGAGGACGCGCACAAAACGTCACACTTAAGGGACTTACTCGACAGCATCCTCGAGAGGACGCGCACAAAACTTCACACTTCAGGGACTTACTCGACAGCGTCCTGGAGAGGACGCGCACATTACTTCACATAAGGGTCTTACCCAACAGCATCCTCGAGAGGACGCGCACAACTCTTCACATAAGGGACTTACTCGACAGCGTCCTCAAGCCCTGGAAAGCTAAATGCTGACGTATGCACCTTTCCGTCACCCAGTCCTCTTATGAGCTGAGCATTACATGCACGGTCTTGGAAACCTTTCAATTCAGTGACATAGTCACGTGTCAGCTTTGCTTCTTTGCTCAGGCTGTCATCCTCTCGCGACATCAAGTATATCTGTGTAAGGAGCTGTGTGTGCTGGAAAGAAAATTCTGATTAGAATTCGGAGTGAAAGGCAAGGTGTCACACGAGCACACAATTTTTATATGATAAATATGTTAACTGGTATAAAGCTACGGataaacgggcaacaaaaacgagCAACTGGCTTTGCAACATTGCtacaaaatgagttgaaaaactaagttgcgcgttttaccacccaccaATCAAACCTGCGTTAGAAGAGCACGAAGCGAGAGTCACGCGCGACGAAAGGGGCAAGAAGAAAAACCATCATTAACTGTAAGCGCCATGATTTTCTAACTCGATGagtttattatgttttttctGGTGTAGGTGCTCCGCTCACCGCGCTTCCTGGAGTGTTAGTTGAATTTTGCGCTTTCTTATAATGTAGGTCTCCATGTGTTTGCGGTCATAAGAAACAGTATGAAGTAGAGCTGGCTTTttattgttgatgttgttgttgtattaaAACGCCTGATTAACTTCGTTCATGCGCACACCTCTGGGATCTGTTTTCATCTTACCACGATTCTTATTTTGTGATTTCCTCTAGGTCTAATTTGATCCCCGTGTTTGTGTCGTTATGATGACGCATGTGTATGACATGTAACTGGCTATAAGCATCATGAGttttgccactttagaaacgagaaggaagaTGGGGagagttaattttcacaaaGACgactgggactgttactagggactgTTACTGGGGACAAGGGACAGGGAAGAAAAATGCCCCATAGCTGACCGacgcgtccccagtaacgatctcAGAAACAgattgcgggacgcatttcggctccagtctCCATCTTGTTTCTTAAGTGGTGAAGCGTGCTCCGCTCATGCGCAGTGTCTTCATCTACCTGTTGTAGTTGTACATTTAATCTGTCCAACTGCTGCTGCGAGAACAACTGAACATTATCCTGACCACT encodes:
- the LOC140936515 gene encoding uncharacterized protein isoform X2; translation: MPKATNGKKRKRDKKKDEERNAKKAKSNDDGGVKQSDVELGGEGYGSEKPCEKEPEIDDIDEILEENAARNNLTAINVRSILHHVVTDKRVLAMVKSAVAEADDEQGDDTAGVDQDVGLDFAPKMTRAKSKQTNQGDPIAALASQSPIKDLKAKQTSKNKKIHFTELELPESSSDEEYNPDDEDASDDDAESFLSFSSDLASPAHMPGTPESHKTETTESGEPTESTKSPTVTRSCSKRLLQEPFKVPYPVTLTASAPFELEEITVVEEGDLIAKRTRSQLPLQDVSIESIEATFQPPDFTADMYDSIPVDDMDFEDIEWQKWLQGLVNSDEVCGEDDQEDTEYNFMAEDQKEEKEEYRNDRAVRIPQKEVNELFEELLKDFDDNEDGYCVTDEGEPVGYLEMLSSGTSGQDNVQLFSQQQLDRLNVQLQQHTQLLTQIYLMSREDDSLSKEAKLTRDYVTELKGFQDRACNAQLIRGLGDGKVHTSAFSFPGLEDAVEIVNSTFVPKRRTPSPRKCATPKKDNKSPAKTTRRSRRVEEELLPSPSDTNVQLMAANTNVFRFVELLPLHNLLPRTGDTPKQLNGLRVKFSDAEDNLLAMGMKQLGKKWELIQEHLLPVKSPKQLQIRCKNLLSARAPENVVKYYRRYKEIWIEPTRVQVSTEHRIRRQRSRQSLEPEWMKNYKKREKERRESQEKAKAKVVKQKIEGTAYGRPIAPKFSAGACAVALPTGSGSAGNAGTVTWVAITTSTSPWKAVAPPQPLDVVREEHNSDTVTNVRSSPVGNVHLTSTMTTSEDNSPPSLTSAPEPDLDTNVDSNHSSVNDETVAPMDETSDNEPIVPPSEADSNSSNAATKETNSEQENASKEATEKTSSANTSNKPVPVSKPKASRDKNGGGVACGRVTSKPHVTGSESGGAGSGTSRKAALNSQAGMAGSYILEPDPKFRNRAQAFAEHFIAKVKKQLTDDPETYEEFLRTLAMSSQEQCSPVELYRRVEVVLADYPDLVEGFVGFLEPHQAVEAGVFMANLEFVRARTFLRKLELRQTLVPMLKGQTHLIEELYSFFEDTKPPVCSDDDFEEFEFGSGSEPEVDDFEEVEIPCLVEPKKMKGRPPKETQKNKTRKNKKPSGIAKGSKQQGNASKPAGNKTKTKTNLTKGGKQYTLLGGSVGENEGGNLKHPPSIATNKEVTGEESGLDDQRNEVHPQEGPLSSTATSLQSETSNDSYHREELNPASGDTLSPEHEEREVRNYESEEQEDDGNSDVEHDGYEEDEDDDFLDGEPAVYSNDFTSGDLDCDVVGDVRSDAAASDCGSGDVDMASSGVVPAKNLQRSEDGQVVLLWTREDDRTILQTCQQMGAKSETFQHIADSLKNKTAAEVQKRFMDLLNLFKASSGDRTRESTNEDSYSEDEAEDEEDSETIGESDGEQAHDA